From the genome of Fusarium oxysporum f. sp. lycopersici 4287 chromosome 3, whole genome shotgun sequence, one region includes:
- a CDS encoding hypothetical protein (At least one base has a quality score < 10): MSGKLPSLVPGQASHQRDQPSRQQAAAFRKLIEKIPKSENEWQDAREVHRFATPEDVYRTVLSLVQDIQGEYMPEDLRRLIYIAVCCVDHSENEAEAYHKYRSRVHAKDDLREFTIRNYMSLVRGLVTLLDGLYLKLRHRGFEAALLFAPLNLGALGYYKQAPDQFASCFPTIEITPEVQSSLALYLPFIITTRHPEYRYKKVCRALGTNIFNEEEYLKFVSVLQSGRPIPYVLPAPNTPDPSVASPDNKGRYDPVRDQWLPVTIPNLTGYKPFTIPESIQQIIARAGKQQDDPVSQDILGAVIFRFRWSRDHQEAVDRVIDVLKHSGFLSTGASIGMQFFYRHDSGSIVVPMGYQAIIIPAVATTEAVTVTISHQDTAEDIIWNVISGLLLGQGTKLTTRRSIHYNAVMLPILKP; encoded by the exons ATGAGCGGGAAACTACCATCGCTCGTCCCGGGACAGGCGTCACATCAACGCGACCAGCCATCACGCCAACAAGCCGCGGCATTTAGAAAATTGATTGAGAAGATACCCAAGAGCGAGAATGAGTGGCAGGATGCTCGAGAAGTGCATCGGTTTGCGACCCCTGAAGATGTCTATAGAACGGTTTTATCTCTTGTTCAGGATATTCAGGGTGAATATATGCCTGAGGATCTGCGGAGATTGATTTACATTGCCGTTTGCTGTGTAGATCACAGCGAAAACGAGGCTGAAGCTTACCACAAGTATCGGTCCCGCGTCCACGCAAAGGACGACCTCAGAGAATTCACTATTCGCAACTACATGTCTTTAGTCCGAGGTTTAGTTACTTTGTTAGATGGACTCTACCTGAAATTACGGCACCGTGGCTTTGAGGCCGCTCTGCTTTTTG CACCACTCAATCTGGGAGCTCTAGGCTACTATAAACAAGCACCAGACCAATTTGCATCATGTTTTCCGACAATAGAAATCACCCCTGAGGTACAATCATCTCTGGCACTTTACCTCCCATTCATTATTACCACCCGGCACCCGGAGTATAG ATACAAGAAGGTTTGCCGAGCGCTTGGTACCAACATTTTCAACGAGGAGGAATACCTCAAGTTTGTCTCTGTCTTGCAAAGCGGAAGACCAATACCCTACGTACTCCCAGCTCCCAACACACCAGACCCTTCAGTAGCCTCTCCCGATAATAAAGGCCGCTATGACCCGGTTCGAGATCAGTGGTTACCTGTTACCATCCCTAACCTCACTGGCTACAAGCCATTCACGATTCCGGAATCCATTCAGCAAATCATAGCAAGAGCTGGCAAGCAACAAGATGATCCTGTCAGCCAGGATATACTTGGTGCAGTCATCTTCAGGTTTAGGTGGTCTCGGGACCACCAAGAGGCTGTCGACCGAGTAATTGACGTATTA AAACACTCGGGCTTTCTTAGTACAGGGGCATCAATAGGGATGCAATTCTTTTATCGGCATGACTCTGGGTCAATAGTAGTCCCTATGGGATATCAAGCCATTATTATTCCAGCTGTCGCAACTACCGAGGCAGTTACCGTAACAATAAGCCACCAAGATACAGCAGAGGATATTATATGGAATGTTATCTCTGGGTTACTACTTGGACAAGGCACAAAGCTGACAACACGAAGATCGATTCATTATAATGCAGTTATGCTTCCGATTCTAAAACCGTAA